Proteins found in one Nitratireductor kimnyeongensis genomic segment:
- the thiS gene encoding sulfur carrier protein ThiS has protein sequence MKLTVNGEERQVTAATLAALLDELDYAPDFLATARNGEVVAAAERSWCTLKDGDRIEILSPMQGG, from the coding sequence ATGAAGCTCACGGTTAATGGCGAAGAGCGGCAGGTGACAGCAGCAACGCTGGCCGCCCTGCTCGATGAACTGGACTACGCGCCCGATTTTCTCGCCACCGCGCGCAATGGCGAGGTCGTTGCGGCAGCGGAACGAAGCTGGTGCACGCTCAAAGACGGGGACCGGATCGAGATCCTTTCGCCCATGCAGGGAGGCTGA
- a CDS encoding thiazole synthase has protein sequence MLEVYGETLTSRLLLGTAQYPSPAIMADAVRKSGCEIVTVSLRREMAGNRNGGRFWELIRELGVRVLPNTAGCHSVKEAVTTAQMARELFGTDWIKLEVIGHHDTLQPDVFGLVEAARILSDEGFKVFPYTTDDLVVGERLLEAGCGVLMPWCAPIGSARGPANPDALLAMRAEFPDVPLIVDAGLGRPSHAAMVMELGFDAVLLNTAVAKAGDPVAMAEAFSGAVNAGRKAFLAGPLEPRNMAVPSTPVIGKAVFE, from the coding sequence ATGCTGGAAGTCTATGGCGAAACCCTGACTTCGAGGTTGCTTCTGGGAACCGCGCAATACCCCTCCCCCGCCATCATGGCGGATGCGGTGCGAAAAAGCGGCTGCGAGATCGTGACTGTGTCACTGCGCCGCGAGATGGCGGGCAACCGCAATGGCGGCCGGTTCTGGGAGCTGATCCGCGAGCTCGGTGTGCGGGTGTTGCCCAACACGGCGGGCTGCCATTCGGTGAAAGAGGCGGTGACCACGGCGCAGATGGCGCGCGAGCTTTTCGGCACGGACTGGATCAAGCTCGAGGTGATCGGCCACCACGACACGCTCCAGCCGGATGTGTTTGGCCTTGTCGAGGCCGCGCGCATCCTGAGCGATGAGGGGTTCAAGGTTTTTCCCTACACCACCGACGATCTGGTGGTGGGGGAGCGATTGCTTGAGGCGGGGTGCGGGGTGCTGATGCCCTGGTGCGCGCCCATCGGCTCCGCGCGTGGGCCAGCCAATCCCGATGCGCTTCTGGCCATGCGAGCAGAATTTCCCGATGTGCCGCTCATCGTGGATGCGGGGCTCGGGCGACCATCCCATGCGGCCATGGTGATGGAGCTCGGGTTTGACGCGGTGTTGCTCAACACGGCTGTGGCGAAGGCGGGTGATCCGGTGGCGATGGCTGAGGCTTTTTCCGGTGCTGTCAACGCCGGGCGAAAGGCCTTTCTGGCCGGTCCGCTGGAGCCGCGCAATATGGCTGTTCCCTCAACGCCGGTGATCGGCAAGGCAGTGTTTGAATGA